The sequence below is a genomic window from Anopheles cruzii chromosome 3, idAnoCruzAS_RS32_06, whole genome shotgun sequence.
CGAAGTTGGCCAGCAACTTAACGAACGCTTCGCGCTGCTGTGCGGTCACCTCATTGCTCGTCGTCCGTCTAAGCTCCTGGAACGTTTGGTCGCACACCATCTCCTGATCGGAGGTTTCATCGTCCATTAGGTTTTCCATAAGATCACCCATTTTCGAAACTTTTCGTTCACCAAACGTCCACTCACAGAACCTCCCAGGACACTTTCGCTTGAGACACCACTCGTTCTACGCCACAAGAGCAACTACTAGAGTTTCACAAAAAGCTGTTCGTTTTGGGAAATTGATCGATTCCCGATCGCCCGTATCCGAAAACTGGCGATGGCGCACTATCAGTGAATCTGTCGCTGCGCGGCGGCTTTTATTCGCTCGCCGTGCTCGAAGGCGCTCCACACAAACTTGCCCTAATCTGTGGCTGTATCGGTGGAGGTGCGATAAAAGTGTAACGATAAGCGTGTGGAAAAACGCACCAAGGGAGCGTTACTGTTTGATTGTTGATCAAAAGTAGCTCCATTAGCAGCGTCCAGTTTCTTCTTCCCCCCCCCCTGGTCGTCAGTTGATTCATCCAACAATGGCAACAATGGCGGCTGAAGCTTTCGTtaccgatcgacgacggtggaGGTTGCAAATTATATCAAACGCCATCTAATGCTGTTACCAATAGATCAAACTCTAACGCGCCCTGGAGGCCGGATAAGGATGGCATCGGGAGAGTGATTAGTGGGGAGCTCGTGGCGTGACGTGACGTATTGCGAAGCTAGGAAACGGCTACCGCTTTAAAATGGCAGGCGGATGCTAACGACTGCGAGTCAATATTTGGTTCCATGCTTAGCGCCACTGTTAGCGGACTAAGCAATGTGCAGACAGCTAGACCCCGAGTGGCTGTTTATGCCAAACTTGCGCCAAGTAATTTGGGCCGCCATGCCGACGTTGCTGCGACGAAGGCTAGAAAGGGCTCGTCCCGCGTAGTGCCTAATATAGGCACTGGTAGTGGTGTccgccttttttggggtgcaGTTTTCTATTACACCGCATCAAAACAATCCACGTAACCTGTCTGCGCCATCAGCCGCCAATGTTAAACTCTCATGAAGGTGATAACCACCGCACAAAGCTGACGTATCTGTGACGTAGCAGAAATCACTGTTTACCGGGaccgttcaccgttcaccgggTCTTGGCTTATCTTCCGGCGGAAGATTTCGGATAGACGCGATGTGTCTGCGCTGATCAGCAATGATGCCCAAGCTTGTCTACACACTCGTCCGTGGCGTAGCCCATCATTGAATGTTGCACACACCTTGCCAGGAGAACAAACACCGGGGTGATACATTTGTTTCGTCAACAGCCGACCTACACGGAACCAGTTCAATGCTGCTAGGGGCGCATGATTCCGACGTGAATCAGACGCACTTTTCGTGGTTCGACATTCTTGTCTGCTGTTTCGAAATTTGGTCACAATGCTACCGATTCAGTTTCCTGCAGTCCGAACTACTTACTGTTCGATCTGTGGCGGTGGACGCTTTCGGTCGTCATAGTAAAAGTCCGCTTTCCCGCTGAGCTGTCGCCTCGAGGAGTGCTGAAGTCTGTGGAGAAGAGTGAAAATGGAATTTCTGCAACGGATTTCGCAACGTGGCTTGTTTTGAATGGTACGCTCGTGTAAGTTTTGATGCTGTGGTGCGACACAGAACGTGAATCATCGTGGCTCCTTCACTGGACCGTGCCGTGGCTGGGAGGTCTGATCGCGGCTCGTGCCAAACTGGcttgcggcggtggcggttgctCGGATTCTAATTACCTGGCTCTGCAGCTGTCTCCGGGTGCGGGCTTCTCGATGACCGTCGTCTGGTGGGTCGCCAATGATCGGCATCGGACGCTAACGCCACACTGCAGCTGATGTGTGAAGTTGGATAGATTTACACAAAAGCGTGACATGTTCATTTCCGATTTTTCACGCCCAATAACCGTAGGTCACTACAACTGGGTCAAACTCGCTTTTACACGAGCAAAGCTACCGAAGGATACTAGACCGTTGGACGGATATTGTTAGTGAAGCTGATGACCTTTTTTATGGGCCCGAAGCAAAATCGATTCTTTTTCCCGCTAACGGTTTACGTAGCGGGACACTCTGTGATAATCTGGCACGTTTCGAGCTGGTTTGTTGCCAGGCCGCGCGGTACCAAGATGTGAGGCGCAAAGTTAATCGAATTTTTCACGTGTCACTACAGTTTAGTGTCGGAAGCGTTCATCAATGTGATAAGCATTCCACGCGAAAGCTTCTATCAAACTCAAGTTGATGACAATCACGTCAGTTAAGTAATCACGGCCCACTCTTACTGGCCACTGTTCCCGATAGGGAGGGACGAGGACTCTCTCAGGACTCGTGTTCTATCCAGTTACACCatccgcacacgcacacaaatcCACTCTTTTGGCCTGCGTCCTCGTTTTTCCGTGTTCCACAGCGGAGAATTGAAAGTGACATGCGGTCTGTGGACCTGCGCTCGTCAGTGCCCGATTCGTCCTATTCTACGTTACTTCCGCGAGAAACTGAGGGTGCTGAACATAAATTGCCAGAGTGTGCTGACGCCTTACGTGTGTGCGTGACTAGTTAATAAGGCagataaaaatataaaatacaataaagCTGACAAAAGAagtacacgcacgcacgggaaTTTATATCGCAAGAGGTGGATTCTGTTTGCTCTCCAGTTAGTAGCGTTGTGCACGTGGTTTGCCTAACTTCGGGGTGTGTGTTTCTCTGAGCATTCTTTGGAGGTAGAAACATGAGCACGCAATGACCTAAGAACGAAGAGAGCCACGCGGTTGAAGAGATGCTGTGCTTATCCGAACGATTGTGCTGAtaacgtgtttttttgtagGCATCACGCTGAAGGCTGCAACAGGGGTTGGGAAGCATACGAGAAATGTCTAAATTTTATCTAGCTGTTCACAGTTAGATATGAAAGAAGCTTCATGCTCAAAATCTCTCAAgtgataataacaacaacagtaaTGCCGAAATTTCGTATACTGTTGTGAAATGATGGTTTGCGTGCTCGCGTGACTTTGTTCAAAATGAAATGGCTAGCTTGTGACTGAAAACAAATAAGCATGGACTTGTTAGTGAAGATAGAGACTAATGGGAAACGAATTGTGAGTTTGGCTGTGCAAGCCATGCTTGTGATTATGATTATGAACCTCTTGCTAATGAATACTTTCTTGGTTTTGCCAGATGAACAGAAACAGATGCTCAGGAATGCACAGAATTTTATCAAACGTATGACGTGAGGCCTGATGAGGTTACTTTAACACGTGTTATGCATTATGCAATCTCATGACGTAGCTTGGCTTATCTAATTTTAATTGCTGGAAACTGAAAACTTGAAAAATTAAGGTGTAAAAGAGCGGAAGATAAGGAAGCTGATCGCTTTAAGCGCGCGCTTTCAAATCTTTTCCATCAGAACACAATTTGAAGACCCCTCACACCGTAACGTTGTAACGCCGTGGTTCTGTCATCATGGTAACGCTTCGTTTGGTTGTCAAAACAAATCGCGAATCCAAGTTTGCTCCGATATTTACCACACGAACCACGGAAATTAATTTTGCGACTTGAAAAGAGGCTTTCCTTCGTTTGGCGAAAGTATTTTTCGGACAGCGTATCAATAAGCTATTTGTTGGCAAATTCGCATAATGGTAAGTGAGCGAAACGGCTGCTTAACGGGCCACTTCCACCGTCCAAGCGATGAGGTGGAAGTTTTGTTCCGTCTTCGAGTATGTTTCTAATTTTCATTCTGGTTTGGCTTGTCGTTTCACCTCCGGAACAGTCGCAAGAAGTGGAAGAAACTCTCAAGCGGATTCAATCGCACAAAGGTGTCGTAGGAACGATTGTGGTTAACAATGAAGGTACGTGTGTTTGGGTTTAGGATCGGTGATTTGGATGATGTCATCATCAAGCAACAGAACAGCGGATGATTAAGACCGTACTTTTCGCTTTCCCTATCCGTAGGCATCCCCGTGAAAAGCACTCTCGACAACACGTCCACCGTTCAGTACGCCGGTCTGATGAGCCAGCTGTCCGATAAGGCACGGTCGGTGGTGCGCGATTTGGATCCTTCGAACGATCTGTCCTTCCTGCGGGTGCGTTCGAAGAAGCACGAAATTATGGTCGCGCCCGATAAGGACTTCCTGCTGATCGTCATACAGAACCCGACGGATTGAGCTCGGATGCGTGAATGTGGGACAGCTTTTGCTTTATCCGTTCtaattttatcaatttgccTTTCGGGCCCTGGTGCAGGCAGAAATGGGCCCGACAATTTGTGCCCAACGCACTACGAGTAATTTAGCGAAACATGAGTGCATAGGACGCGGATGGGTTGGTCGGTCGTGATGAGCATTGCAGCATTTCCGTGCAAATGGAGTGAAATTATTAATCCGTTGTAGTGCAGTATACCACTAAGGGCTTAAATAATACAACTTCCTGGTTTTGTCAagttttttgatttatttttctctcaTCATATAAACCTTCAGCAAAATGCAAACACAATGAACAAGTTCAAGTTCTTTTAATACTTCGGAGTGTGCAAAAGTCGTTCCGAATCCGTAGCAACGGTTCCTCTTTTCAATCGTTCGGTGCTTTCTATCCGTTACACGCTATATCATCTACAAGATCATAAAAACACGAAATTAAAGAAGTGATTACGAAAGGAGGCGTTCAATAAATGTGCCTCATCAAACCTAGACATGATTTGAGCGGTCAGTTCGGCCGTTGATTTGATGTCCGATATCGAAACCAACCGGTGCTCTCACTACTCTCACCGGGACTACTTAAACAGTGGggtaaatttattgtttcttctACTGGCTTACGTTTTCTTAAGGGTTATTGTTTGATCAATAAATTGGTCCAATTTTCTGGTACATAACTCTGTGGGATAGGTTTCGGATGGGGCAAGATCGTAACAGGGTTCGTAGATCACATGAGTCAGATTACCGGAGGTCCGACCTGTATAAATAGGAAAGCTGAATACCGCTAAAAGTTTCATTCCCTTCTGGACACACTCGTTAATTTTATATATACACATAGAAAAAGTAACACACTTTATGACCTCTTTACAAACGTTCAATGAGCTGAAACTGTTAAAATGCTGATGAGCAAAGAACTCCGATCGGAAAGAAAGTTGTCcaattcttttttcttttcgaggGACGCTTAAAGCTCTACCCGCTTCCGATCGTTGGGACACTGCGCACAGGACCCCTGTTATCACACGTTCGTTCCCGGATGGGGTCCTTTAGCTCGGGGTCCGTTTTGTACCTTCAGTCGCACCGATCGGCGGTGTATAGTTTTAGAATTTTTCTACATAGTGTTGCTTTGAAATTGAAGTCGTCTCGAGGTTTGTATCTCGGAGCGCGATACTCAGTTCCTCCGTTTGCCGTGGCTTATCCTCGGTCCACTGCCGCACATCATCACCTGTCCCCGGCTGGCCGCTAGCGTAGGAAATCACTCGGAAAGTCGCTCACATCGACCTGTTCCATCATGGAGTAGTTTTCGATTTCGTACGAAAAGCGCACCTTCATGCGCAACCCACTGCCGATGGCGGCGTTACGTGTGATGAGCAGATCCTGCATGATCATTCCGCCCGGTGGCATCACCGTTCCGGACGGTTCGTGCAGGGTCAGCGTGAAAGACCTGGGGACGGCAGCCTGAAAGACAAACTTCTCGATCGTATTGTGCGAACCGTTGGCCGTCTGTACGGTGATGCGGGCCGAAGCGGATGTCGCGGGCCGTGGCTCGAAGGCATTGCCGTTCACGGGCTGCGCTTGATTGTATGGGTGCATAAAGAAGCGGATGTGGATATCGTCCTTCTGGTACACGTCGATCGTAGGGATCATTGGCATCGGGGCGGGGCGATGCATTACCGGACCGTTGCCTTGCGTAAGCCCAAGCATACCCAAGAACTCGCCGTTGGGTGCGTTTTGATTGAAGCTCTGAAGATGGGTTTGGGTGGTGGGCACAGGAACGACGGCCAGAGCGTTGTTGCCATTCGCATCACTGGTGAAGCAATCCCCCAGCAGGTCTAGCAGAATGTCCTGATTCTGTCGAACGGAAAACCCTCGCATCGGTACAGTAGTCTGCCTTGGCAAGTGCTCAAGTTCATCTTACCGATGGCTCCTCCACGGGCGCCTCCTGCTGGTGCTCGACTTCCTCACTCGCGACACTCGAGGCAAAGTCTGCGTTGTACACCTGATTGGTCAGCTCAGAAAGCTTCAGTTTGGGCATCTTTTCCAGCAGCGACGTCCGCAGGTGCCGGTAGTCGGTGAACAGTTGCGCAAATTCGTTCGCCCGCTGCTGCAGATCGATGTTCAGGTGGACCCGGAATGAGTTGATGATGTTTTGTATTTCTCTGTAATGCAAAGGGCATTTGGTAAGCGGATTTACGTGCCAAAGTTCGCATTTATTCTACTTACGGAGTGCAGCCATCTATCCGCACGCTGATCTTTGCCAGCGATACGAGGATATACTGTTTGGTGGTGATCGATAGCTGGGGAGCCCACAGAAGTTGCCGATAGTGTTCGATCAGCTCAAACTCTGCAGAATTGGGACATTTGGGTAATCCGATCTAGATTTTTCAATTCAGTTTCAGCCATTGCAACTTACCATCGAATCCACCGGCTTCGCTGTACTCGCCAATCGTCCAGACGGACACCTGCACCAACGGTTGACGGTTCTCCAGCTGGTTCATATTCATGATCGCTTCCCACATCTTGCCGGTGATGAAGCGCTGCTCGTGTACCGGACTGTTCGAGATGAGCTGTATGGTGGACGAGATCACGTCGTCCCGTATGTGGTTTCCGGCCTAACGAACGACAAGACCTGATCATTCCCGTTCCCATGCCGTACGAATCAGTACGAACTTACGATCGTGAGGATCCGTAGCAGCACGTCCAGGTGCCAGTGTATCGATGGCGAGTAGGTTTCGGCGGCCAGAAcgattttgctgctgcagagtGCCTTCATTTCTGCGTCCGTCGACTCCAGATAGCGCAACAGTTCGCGGGCCACCATCTCGATGTTGTGCCGGTTGACGAGCGTGAACGAAAGCTCCATGGCACAACGCTGTATCGAGGGATCGGCATCCGAAAGGCACTCAAGAATGGTGATGCGGTGTCGCTGGACGGCCGTCATGTCCTTGTGGACCGTCTTGACGAGCGTCAGCAGCCCTATGAAGCGGATGTTTTTGTCGTTGTTGAGCAGAAAGCGCCCGAGAATGTTGACCGCCAGCACGCGCAGACTGTTCTCCGACTCGACGTTCATGATCGTGAGCACCGTTTCGTAGAGGATCGCGTTGCCGGCGTTTTTGCTCGTCTCGGTGTTCGTTGCGACCTGCGCCAGCACGTCGTTCATTATCTCCGACTGCGCCGGGTCACCGTGGCCGAGGAcgcgcagcagccgcaggatCTTCACCTGCAGGAAAGGGTCGCTGACGCCGCTGACCAGGTGCTCGGGCGAGTAGCCGGTCACGATGAGCGATTTCAGCATCCGCACCAGCGTCGGGATGATCGACTTAAAGTACCGCATCACGGCCACACTCTGTTCGCACATTTCGGTGATCAGCGTGATGGTTGCGATTAGAATGCCGTGGTTCTTGTCCGCCAGGAACACCTCGCACTTCGGTAGGTAGTCTTCCATCAGCTCCGGGACGCGGCGCACGAACCGGAAGGCACATAGGATCGCTTTCTTGCGCAGGAAGGCGTTGGTCGAGGCGATCAGCCGCTCGACGTCGTTGCACAGGTCGCGCGCCATCTCCGGTGACGCAATGGCGGCCAGCGTACAGAGTGCGGTGCCCACGATGAACTGTGTGGGGCTGTTCAGATCGCTGCGGAAATCGGAATCATTATGAGCTTATAAACACATTTGAGAAGATCAAGAATCTACTGTCAACACATTAGTTGTTGAATATTCCTATAGATGAAGATTGAAAAATCATTGTTCCCCAAAATTATTGTTTGGAAAACATTGATTGATTAATTAGACGAAGATTAATTCCAATGTAGTCAACGATTTTTCCACAATCCTGGGATTGGAGGGCCAGGAATGGTCGAATAATTCCGCCGCTAAGCACCTTTGTAcccaaaggaaaaaaaaagttacatcCATAAAATTGACACGTCGGCCGTAGAACAAGCGATGGTCTAAATCCGTGTGCCACGACCCACGGCGTTcggggaaggaaaaataattaaattttaattattcaatCCCGAGGGTCACGCGTGAATCCGGGTCGTTGATGAAACTTTTTCGTGTCCCTTTGTCGGGAGTCAGCAGAACCGTAAAATAGCCATTGGGCATAGACATTTGATTCGCGAATAAATTAACCGTCGTGTTAGCTTATGCCACTTGGCGGGAATCCAtcccgttccggttcggatTCCGGTCAGATTGCGGAACGGTTTTTGTTCTTCCATTTCGCTTACTTTTTAAGGCAATTGGTGAGTAGCACGTGCACGTCGGCCCGCTCGTCCAGAAGAAGCATCGCGCCCAGGTAACCGATGCGTTTGTCGGTGTACTTGGCGCTGGCGGCCAGCTTGAGGCACTCGACCTGCCCGAAGTGGGCCGGATAGCCGAGCATGTGGATGTAAAGGAGCTTGGCCATGTTGCGACACTTCCAAATGCAGTCCGTCTCGCGGAAAGTGCTCCGGATGTAGGCACACTCGGTGTTCACGACGGCACGCTCCTCGGCCGCCGTCCGACAGGCCCGTATCTGGCGTATCAGCTCCCGCAGCCGGGTCGGGGCCGGCTTCCGCACTGCCGGTTGGGAaggatatttatttttaaccgaatGGCGGCTTCCGGCCAACGGACGGCGTCCGCTAATGGATATTTCAGGATACTCACAGATGTTGGTCTCGATGGTTTCATTGATCAcctgtttgatgttgttgatcGTCAACCCCGGGCTGTACCTGGGCgggaacaaaaaaggaaaaaaaaatggagaaaagcATTAAAGCGATTGTATTCGATTAACGTTAGGGGAAATGTAACAGAATGGGGACCCGAACTACGAGCGCGtcccttccggtggccggatcaTTACGGAAAAAGGGTCACTGTTTAGCGTCGGTGGCACAGGTCCCAAGAAAAGGGTCGGATTTAATCAACCGTGTCCGAAAGTCGCCAGGGGACCTTCGCCTTTAATGGCTAATGATTATTTGGGGTCATGCTTCTTGGTACGTCGCTTCCGTCGCTTCTTGATTCAATTAATCTGACACCGTACCTCGCCGGCTTGCCTTTCCCCCATTAAGCAAAAGATTGACCCGATTAATGGTCACATGTTTTCGGAATGCTCCCATTTCGGTATTGATTAGTGATTGTAGAAAGAACGATCGCTGAGTTAAAAAAAATGTCGAAGAAAAAAcgttcaaacatttttgatcCAACAGAAGATTTACTTTACTGCTTGGCAAACTAATCCTTCCCATCAGAGCCGGTATGTTTGTCCCTTAAAAGATTGTATCTATACACGTCGATATTCTTCGTTATTCTTCGTTTCCGATATCCGGTGGCTTCTGGCTCTGTTCAACTATCAAAACTTTGGTGAAAGGATTTTGACTCCGTTTGGGCGTTGAGAGAACCACACCGAACTTAACTGAACGCCAACACAAGATGTTTCCAGCCACATCCGTCTCTATTTATTATTCTAGCTGTCCGAGCACCGGGCACCAACtgaaagttttgcactcaagttgatgcactggtagagttcgaactgacgtccTTCGCATTTAAAGCCCTATTTAAAGTGCTGTTTTCAAAATAGATTTAGTTTGCAAGTACTAGTTTTAAGGATCATTTACTTCTAATATTTAGAAATCTTCGTACTTTTAACAAAATAGCGAATAACCAGTCAAGGGGAGAGCAACACATAAAATGTGTGCTGAAAAGTTTATAGCGATCAATTACACGACAGATAAGATTTCCCTCCGCGCAAAGATCGaattaaatttgttgcctCACATTACGCCGTCGTCCTCCGGTCGGTCGTAAAAGACCACCCCACGGTGAAGCAGAAGCTCATCAGTTCAGTCGCACGGCTCAGGGGCAACAAGCaacggcagccagccagccagccagctagcccGCAATCAGTTTATGGAGTTTCCCTGCCGGTGGGGAACAGAagaaaaccaccaccaacaaatcCCAAAAGCCATAATTTTGTGTACAAACCTCCTCCGTCGGTTTGTTCCGTCCTACCCAGCAACAGTGCCGGTCGCCCGTAATGTCGTAAAAAAGTTGATACATCCGACTTCCGCAAGGCACGCAACGgtagcagcaacaaaaaaagcaaaactgttgcTAACAAAATTACGCACGACCCGCACGACGACTCACGGGAAGCATTACCgtcagccggagccggagctttGTCTGCCTTTCGGCTATTTGGCTATTAAAAAGTTTATTGAATCTGCCGACACATCTGCTCGCGTCCGACTCCGGCACGACGCCCGGTTGGATTCCGATGCACAGGCCACAGTCAAATTAAACACGCAACAAACGGTGGCTCAAGTGACTTCGCACCTCAAGGAAGCCCAAGTCGGGTGCGAAATGGAGACGCTGGTGGGATTCGTTCGCTCCATTAGTCGCCGATGCTGGAACGGCGATAAAGCGAATCGAAATGGCTgtcaccgggcgcctccattggcgCGCGCGAGGTTGACTGATCGGTGGATCATTTTCGACTACATTACCGAAAATGAGAGGCTGCACACGGAATGGGCACCGGTAGAAAGGGCAAATTTAATAACTGTCAATAGTGACAAAGTATCAATTTTCCACGCCGATTGCCGCGCTGTTGGGtcgacacgcaaacgcaatTCGCCTTTGGCCACAGTTTCGTACGGGGCCTTTTAAAACTGTAAACGACGGTGGCGAAGCGAGGATTGCTTGGGCGACTGTTGGCTCTCTGGTCCGTGACCGCCACCCGTCCCCCGATTTGATTGATGGCCGTCGACCGAACGTGACTCCATCTCGCGATGAAGAAATGGGAAGTGGGAGAAAATATCAACAGAAGTACGTGCCCTGGGGCCAGCATCGGGCCAAAACGTGTAAGTTCCTGATGGTGTCGGTAAACCGCAGCCCGAAAATAGCGTCCCGACACCGGCCGTTGTTTGATGTGGCTAGTGGCGAATGGTGGCGAAGCAAGGACGCCGCCAGCTCACAACCAGCGACAACAAACAATCGGTATTCATCCCCGGGCCCGCGTGGCCTCCATTTGCCGGCCGGGTCGGCCACTTGTTAGAtatcggccggtcggccggtcggtcggagtgTC
It includes:
- the LOC128274396 gene encoding dynein light chain roadblock-type 2, whose product is MSQEVEETLKRIQSHKGVVGTIVVNNEGIPVKSTLDNTSTVQYAGLMSQLSDKARSVVRDLDPSNDLSFLRVRSKKHEIMVAPDKDFLLIVIQNPTD
- the LOC128274395 gene encoding AP-1 complex subunit gamma-1 — protein: MYPYYESDWSILPPEHNRRYSPGLTINNIKQVINETIETNILRKPAPTRLRELIRQIRACRTAAEERAVVNTECAYIRSTFRETDCIWKCRNMAKLLYIHMLGYPAHFGQVECLKLAASAKYTDKRIGYLGAMLLLDERADVHVLLTNCLKNDLNSPTQFIVGTALCTLAAIASPEMARDLCNDVERLIASTNAFLRKKAILCAFRFVRRVPELMEDYLPKCEVFLADKNHGILIATITLITEMCEQSVAVMRYFKSIIPTLVRMLKSLIVTGYSPEHLVSGVSDPFLQVKILRLLRVLGHGDPAQSEIMNDVLAQVATNTETSKNAGNAILYETVLTIMNVESENSLRVLAVNILGRFLLNNDKNIRFIGLLTLVKTVHKDMTAVQRHRITILECLSDADPSIQRCAMELSFTLVNRHNIEMVARELLRYLESTDAEMKALCSSKIVLAAETYSPSIHWHLDVLLRILTIAGNHIRDDVISSTIQLISNSPVHEQRFITGKMWEAIMNMNQLENRQPLVQVSVWTIGEYSEAGGFDEFELIEHYRQLLWAPQLSITTKQYILVSLAKISVRIDGCTPEIQNIINSFRVHLNIDLQQRANEFAQLFTDYRHLRTSLLEKMPKLKLSELTNQVYNADFASSVASEEVEHQQEAPVEEPSNQDILLDLLGDCFTSDANGNNALAVVPVPTTQTHLQSFNQNAPNGEFLGMLGLTQGNGPVMHRPAPMPMIPTIDVYQKDDIHIRFFMHPYNQAQPVNGNAFEPRPATSASARITVQTANGSHNTIEKFVFQAAVPRSFTLTLHEPSGTVMPPGGMIMQDLLITRNAAIGSGLRMKVRFSYEIENYSMMEQVDVSDFPSDFLR